A single region of the Halorussus gelatinilyticus genome encodes:
- a CDS encoding branched-chain amino acid ABC transporter permease, whose protein sequence is MSDEPTETPDAAEETGSVVDRTQRELPSWERVRESELFVVGATTVAVAVFPWLFSRAPVVSGVFRGYQDLATLILIWGIFAMGFNLLLGYTGLLSFGHAAFWGGAAYAAGVFSAQVSSSPILVILAGTSFAALSAWILGFISLRRGGIYFAILTLAFGQMAYYMALSPLAWITGGENGFTGVRIGALFGVFDLRYPVPMLDWLLGTWKYVLVGGVAVLCVAVANRILHSPYGMVFRAIRENDQRAEFVGLNVWRYKLMAFVISGAFAGVAGSLYTIYSAYVPLSSFYWTTSGEVVIMAVLGGVGSLFGPILGAGIYLYVENIVSGIQQLTLPFTGPNEWLTLVEEPVVLLDGFGAYWHLILGLVFVGVVVLFPRGIWGLLQDLGGALRRLGGSAVNRLGGGR, encoded by the coding sequence GTGAGCGACGAACCGACCGAGACCCCCGACGCCGCCGAAGAAACCGGGAGCGTCGTCGATCGGACACAGCGCGAACTCCCATCGTGGGAGCGCGTCCGCGAGAGCGAACTGTTCGTGGTCGGCGCGACGACGGTTGCGGTCGCGGTCTTCCCGTGGCTGTTCTCCCGCGCGCCGGTCGTCAGCGGCGTGTTCCGCGGGTATCAGGACTTGGCGACGCTCATCCTCATCTGGGGCATCTTCGCCATGGGGTTCAACTTGCTGTTGGGGTACACGGGGCTCCTCTCGTTCGGCCACGCCGCGTTCTGGGGCGGCGCGGCGTACGCCGCGGGCGTGTTCAGCGCGCAGGTGTCGTCCAGCCCCATCCTCGTCATCCTCGCGGGCACGTCGTTCGCGGCGCTGTCGGCGTGGATTCTCGGATTCATCTCGCTGCGTCGAGGCGGCATCTACTTCGCCATCCTGACGCTGGCGTTCGGCCAGATGGCCTACTACATGGCGCTGTCGCCGCTGGCGTGGATTACGGGCGGCGAGAACGGCTTCACCGGCGTCCGAATCGGCGCGCTGTTCGGCGTGTTCGACCTTCGGTACCCCGTACCGATGCTGGACTGGCTGCTCGGGACGTGGAAGTACGTGCTGGTCGGCGGGGTCGCGGTGCTGTGCGTCGCGGTCGCCAACCGCATCCTCCACTCGCCGTACGGGATGGTGTTCCGGGCGATTCGGGAGAACGACCAGCGCGCGGAGTTCGTCGGCCTGAACGTCTGGCGCTACAAGCTGATGGCCTTCGTAATCTCCGGGGCGTTCGCGGGCGTCGCCGGGAGCCTCTACACCATCTACAGCGCCTACGTCCCGCTGTCGTCGTTCTACTGGACGACCAGCGGCGAGGTCGTCATCATGGCCGTGCTGGGCGGGGTCGGGTCGCTGTTCGGTCCCATCCTCGGCGCGGGCATCTACCTCTACGTCGAGAACATCGTCAGCGGCATCCAGCAGTTGACCCTGCCGTTCACCGGGCCGAACGAGTGGCTGACGCTGGTCGAAGAGCCGGTCGTCCTCCTCGACGGGTTCGGGGCCTACTGGCACCTCATCTTGGGCCTCGTCTTCGTCGGGGTCGTCGTCCTCTTCCCGCGGGGCATCTGGGGCCTCCTCCAGGACCTCGGGGGCGCGCTCCGGCGACTCGGCGGGAGCGCAGTGAATCGGCTGGGAGGTGGTCGCTGA
- a CDS encoding branched-chain amino acid ABC transporter permease produces MSVLAEVLTVLLNGLQQGAIYVLVAIGLSIILGTLKFVNFAHGALYLIGTYLGLLVTLEINVTDGKLADWGYTPIGLEWGFLPALIIVPILVFGVGLLMERFVARPFYDRPDTDQILLTFGLAIVIQEVFKILFGGQSYNFARPGWASGQVGLPIIGTFPEWRLYIIGITAAIVVLVYGLIEYTDFGLVVRAGTRDAEMVELLGIKLSRPYLMVFGVGAALAGVAGVVGGPLYAVNPNIGTEVLVPSFLVVVIGGVGSIAGAVLGGILIGETLAVMVAVAPQWSQVGIYVLAAVVLLARPQGLLGSEEVAP; encoded by the coding sequence GTGAGCGTCCTCGCCGAGGTACTGACCGTCCTGCTGAACGGGCTTCAGCAGGGCGCTATCTACGTGCTGGTCGCCATCGGTCTCTCCATCATCTTGGGGACCTTGAAGTTCGTCAACTTCGCGCACGGCGCGCTGTATCTCATCGGGACGTACCTCGGTCTCCTCGTCACGCTCGAAATCAACGTTACGGACGGGAAACTCGCAGACTGGGGGTACACGCCCATCGGTCTCGAATGGGGCTTTCTGCCGGCCCTGATAATCGTCCCGATACTCGTGTTCGGCGTCGGCCTGCTGATGGAGCGGTTCGTCGCGCGACCGTTCTACGACCGGCCGGACACCGACCAGATTCTGCTGACCTTCGGGCTGGCAATCGTGATTCAGGAGGTGTTCAAGATTCTGTTCGGCGGCCAGAGCTACAACTTCGCACGACCCGGATGGGCCAGCGGACAGGTCGGGCTCCCGATTATCGGGACGTTCCCCGAGTGGCGGCTCTACATCATCGGGATTACTGCCGCAATCGTCGTGCTGGTGTACGGTCTCATCGAGTACACCGACTTCGGGCTGGTCGTTCGCGCGGGGACGCGAGACGCCGAGATGGTCGAACTGCTCGGCATCAAGCTCTCGCGGCCCTACCTGATGGTGTTCGGGGTCGGCGCGGCGCTGGCGGGCGTCGCGGGCGTCGTCGGCGGGCCGCTGTACGCGGTCAACCCCAATATCGGGACCGAGGTGCTGGTGCCGTCGTTCCTCGTCGTGGTCATCGGCGGGGTCGGCTCCATCGCGGGCGCGGTCCTCGGGGGGATTCTCATCGGCGAGACGCTGGCCGTCATGGTCGCGGTCGCGCCCCAGTGGTCGCAGGTCGGCATCTACGTGCTGGCGGCCGTCGTCCTGCTGGCGCGGCCGCAGGGACTGCTCGGCTCCGAGGAGGTGGCCCCGTGA
- a CDS encoding haloacid dehalogenase type II, whose protein sequence is MSHEDEALCFDMYGTLCDTSSVTAALGDHLAIADGFVADVDALWRRTQLRYAQQVALMDEYRPFAEVTERALDYALEFYDLNPPESARDEIIAAYDELDPYPDAADALAELGETHTVVVLSNGNPEMLEALAENAGLAAHLDDVVSAHEVRTFKPDPAVYRNAADRLDRSLAECRLVSSNPWDVAGAAGAGMATAWVNRTREPPEAVGGEADLTVESLSALSNSL, encoded by the coding sequence ATGAGCCACGAGGACGAGGCGCTCTGCTTCGACATGTACGGCACGCTCTGCGACACGAGTAGCGTCACCGCGGCGCTCGGCGACCACCTCGCCATCGCGGACGGGTTCGTCGCCGACGTGGACGCCCTCTGGCGGCGTACCCAGTTGCGCTACGCCCAGCAGGTCGCGCTGATGGACGAGTACCGACCGTTCGCGGAGGTCACGGAGCGCGCGCTCGACTACGCGCTGGAGTTCTACGACCTGAACCCTCCGGAGTCGGCCCGCGACGAGATAATCGCGGCGTACGACGAGTTGGACCCCTACCCCGACGCCGCCGACGCGCTGGCCGAGTTGGGCGAGACTCACACTGTGGTCGTCCTCTCGAACGGCAACCCCGAGATGTTGGAGGCGCTCGCGGAGAACGCCGGACTCGCCGCGCACTTGGACGACGTGGTGAGCGCTCACGAGGTCCGGACGTTCAAGCCCGACCCCGCGGTGTACCGCAACGCCGCCGACCGACTCGACAGGTCGCTCGCCGAGTGCCGACTGGTCTCGTCGAACCCGTGGGACGTGGCGGGCGCGGCCGGCGCCGGGATGGCGACCGCGTGGGTGAACCGGACGCGCGAACCCCCGGAAGCGGTCGGCGGGGAGGCGGACCTGACCGTCGAGTCGCTGTCGGCGCTCTCGAACTCTCTATAA
- a CDS encoding substrate-binding protein, whose protein sequence is MARGEKADVSRRDVVKMAGASGLAGLAGVTGSASAQEYPPIGNFPIQGEAATFGFTVPQSGPYSSEGQDELRAYKLAVEHLNNGGGWVDSWNGLSGNGVLDKEIDFVSGDTATDADQARQTARRMIQRDQAIMLSGGSSSAVAIAIQELCQREKVQYQCCLTHSNETTGKNCVRYSFREMFNAYMTAQALVPPVTKEFGKDQQFYQLYADYTWGKTVESSVQKFFTEAGWSQINSVATPLGTKDFSSYLSQVPRKKTDVLFLDHYGLDGANSLSQAISMGLDKDMEIIVPLYNRPMAQAAGGAIEGVFGTVAWDSQIDNQPSNDFTQAFQDKYARIPSGPAQLAYAQTLQYAAAVERAGTFYPPEVIKALEGYEYDNFGMGPELMRKCDHQAQRAVPVVKGLPASEQKQGQFFEIVNLTPRDTLGYACDEGPAARCDLGPYE, encoded by the coding sequence ATGGCACGGGGAGAAAAAGCTGACGTGTCGCGCCGAGACGTAGTGAAGATGGCCGGAGCGTCCGGTCTCGCGGGGTTAGCCGGGGTCACGGGGAGCGCAAGCGCACAGGAGTATCCGCCCATCGGGAACTTCCCGATTCAGGGCGAGGCCGCGACGTTCGGGTTCACGGTCCCGCAGTCGGGACCCTACTCCTCGGAGGGGCAGGACGAGCTCCGGGCGTACAAACTGGCGGTCGAACATCTGAACAACGGGGGCGGTTGGGTAGACAGTTGGAACGGTCTATCCGGTAACGGCGTCCTCGACAAGGAGATCGACTTCGTGTCGGGTGACACCGCGACCGACGCCGACCAGGCCCGCCAGACGGCCCGCCGGATGATTCAACGCGACCAAGCCATCATGCTGTCTGGTGGCTCGTCGAGCGCAGTCGCCATCGCCATCCAGGAGTTGTGCCAGCGCGAGAAGGTCCAGTATCAGTGCTGTCTGACTCACTCGAACGAGACCACGGGCAAGAACTGCGTCCGGTACTCCTTCCGGGAGATGTTCAACGCCTACATGACCGCTCAAGCGCTGGTACCGCCGGTCACGAAGGAGTTCGGCAAGGACCAGCAGTTCTACCAGCTCTACGCCGATTACACGTGGGGCAAGACCGTCGAGTCGTCGGTCCAGAAGTTCTTCACCGAAGCGGGGTGGTCTCAGATTAACAGCGTGGCGACCCCGCTGGGAACTAAGGACTTCTCGTCGTACCTCTCGCAGGTACCCCGGAAGAAGACCGACGTCCTCTTCCTCGACCACTACGGTCTCGATGGCGCGAACTCGCTGAGCCAGGCCATTTCCATGGGACTGGACAAGGACATGGAAATCATTGTCCCGCTGTACAACCGACCGATGGCCCAAGCTGCGGGCGGAGCCATCGAGGGTGTCTTCGGCACCGTCGCGTGGGACTCCCAGATCGACAACCAGCCGTCGAACGACTTCACGCAGGCGTTCCAAGACAAGTACGCCCGCATCCCGTCGGGGCCGGCCCAACTGGCCTACGCCCAGACGCTCCAGTACGCCGCGGCCGTCGAGCGAGCGGGCACCTTCTACCCGCCGGAGGTCATCAAGGCGCTGGAAGGCTATGAGTACGACAACTTCGGCATGGGGCCGGAGTTGATGCGCAAGTGCGACCATCAGGCCCAGCGCGCGGTGCCGGTCGTCAAGGGACTGCCGGCGAGCGAGCAGAAGCAGGGCCAGTTCTTCGAGATAGTCAACCTGACGCCGCGGGACACGCTCGGCTACGCCTGCGACGAGGGTCCGGCCGCCCGTTGCGACCTGGGTCCGTACGAGTAG
- a CDS encoding long-chain-fatty-acid--CoA ligase, with translation MRKPLLVTDFLDRAREYYGDEAAVLATTGERYTYEQFGERADRLSAALADRGIGKGDRVAVLDPNTHYHLESAYGIVQLGAVHTPLNYRLTPEDFEYILNDAGVDAIVADYEYAEKVEAIRDEVPTEIFIVNDASELGADESEVGESESGGDESSVEEWGEWEDFEEVIRSADPDDYDRPEMDEDDVITINYTSGTTGDPKGVMRTHRTETLHAYLVTVHQEIRDDDVYLWTLPMFHVNGWGHIYAITGMGATHVCTRGVNAAEIFDVVAEEDVSYLCAAPTVLNRLIEYYERTEVRTTGENPVRVATAGSAPPEATIRTVEDEFGWYLKHVYGATETGPLVTTSDARRLLPEGDERFSLKKRQGIPYLGTEVAVVDEDGEDVPRDDETLGEIVVRGNQVMEGYWEKPEATEEAFSRRRDGWYHTGDLAVVDENGMLSIQDRKKDIIVSGGENISSIELEDVLFEHEAVGDAAVIPAPSDEWGETPKAFVVPASGDPDEPGATEQEIREFTKERLASYKAIHRVEFVERLPQTATGKIQKYELREREWDDEERMVGQG, from the coding sequence ATGCGCAAACCGTTGCTCGTGACCGACTTCCTCGACAGGGCACGGGAGTACTACGGCGACGAGGCGGCCGTCCTCGCCACGACGGGCGAGCGCTACACCTACGAGCAGTTCGGCGAGCGGGCCGACCGCCTGTCGGCCGCGCTCGCCGACCGAGGCATCGGGAAGGGCGACCGGGTGGCCGTGCTGGACCCCAACACTCACTACCACCTCGAATCGGCCTACGGCATCGTGCAGTTGGGCGCGGTCCACACCCCGCTGAACTACCGGCTGACGCCCGAGGACTTCGAGTACATCCTGAACGACGCCGGGGTGGACGCAATCGTCGCGGACTACGAGTACGCCGAGAAGGTAGAAGCGATTCGAGACGAGGTGCCGACGGAGATCTTCATAGTCAACGACGCCAGCGAACTCGGGGCCGACGAGTCGGAAGTCGGCGAATCGGAGTCCGGGGGCGACGAATCGAGCGTCGAGGAGTGGGGCGAGTGGGAGGACTTCGAGGAGGTGATTCGGAGCGCCGACCCGGACGACTACGACCGTCCGGAGATGGACGAGGACGACGTCATCACCATCAACTACACGTCCGGGACGACGGGCGACCCGAAGGGCGTGATGCGGACCCACCGCACCGAGACGCTCCACGCCTACCTCGTCACGGTGCATCAGGAGATTCGCGACGACGACGTGTACCTCTGGACTCTGCCGATGTTCCACGTCAACGGCTGGGGTCACATCTACGCGATTACCGGGATGGGCGCGACGCACGTCTGCACCCGCGGGGTCAACGCGGCCGAAATCTTCGACGTGGTGGCCGAGGAGGACGTGTCGTATCTGTGTGCCGCCCCGACCGTCCTGAACCGCCTCATCGAGTACTACGAACGAACCGAGGTCCGGACGACCGGCGAGAACCCGGTCCGGGTCGCCACCGCGGGGTCGGCTCCGCCGGAGGCGACCATCAGGACCGTCGAAGACGAGTTCGGCTGGTATCTCAAGCACGTCTACGGCGCGACCGAGACCGGGCCGCTCGTGACCACCTCCGACGCCCGCAGGCTCCTGCCCGAGGGCGACGAGCGGTTCTCGCTGAAGAAGCGACAGGGCATTCCCTACCTCGGCACCGAGGTCGCCGTCGTGGACGAGGACGGCGAGGATGTCCCCCGCGACGACGAGACGCTGGGCGAAATCGTCGTCCGGGGCAATCAGGTCATGGAGGGCTACTGGGAGAAGCCCGAGGCGACCGAAGAGGCGTTCTCCCGGCGGCGAGACGGGTGGTATCACACCGGCGACTTGGCGGTCGTGGACGAGAACGGGATGCTCTCGATACAGGACCGCAAGAAGGACATCATCGTCTCGGGCGGCGAGAACATCTCCAGCATCGAACTCGAAGACGTCCTCTTCGAACACGAGGCGGTGGGCGACGCGGCCGTGATTCCCGCGCCGAGCGACGAGTGGGGCGAGACGCCGAAGGCGTTCGTCGTCCCGGCCTCGGGCGACCCCGACGAACCGGGCGCGACCGAGCAGGAGATTCGGGAGTTCACGAAGGAGCGGTTGGCCTCCTACAAGGCGATTCACCGCGTCGAGTTCGTGGAACGCCTCCCCCAGACCGCGACGGGGAAGATTCAGAAGTACGAACTCCGCGAGCGCGAGTGGGACGACGAGGAGCGGATGGTGGGTCAGGGATAG